GGACCAGCAGGTGCACGTGGTCGTCCTCGCCGTTGAACTCGATCAGCTCGGCCTCGAAGTCCTCGCACACCTTCCGCATGGTCGCCTCGCACACGGTCAGCATGTCGTCGTTGAACACACCACGCCGATACCTGGTCACGAAGACCAAATGCACGTGCATCGCCGAAACCACGTGCCTGCCACGCCTCAACTCGCCATCGGTAGCCATAGACCAAATGGTAGGGTCACGGCTGTGCAGCTCCGGTACAACTTCCGCGTGTACCCCGAGCCCGCCCAGCGCCACGCGCTGGCCAGGGCGTTCGGGTGCGCCCGGGTGGTCTTCAACGACGGCCTGCGGGCCCGTCAGGAAGCCCACGCGGCGGGACTGCCGTACATCAAGGACACCGACCTTCAAAAGCAGGTCATCACCGCCGCGAAGCGCACCGGTGAACGGGCGTGGCTGGGCGAGGTGTCCTCCGTCGTGCTGGTGCAGTCCCTGAGGGACCTGCACACCGCCTACCGCAACTTCTTCTCCTCCGTCACCGGCAAGCGCAAAGGGCCGAAGGCCGCGCCGCCCCGCTTCAAGTCCAAGCGGGACAACCGGCAGTCGATCCGCCTCACCGCCAACGGGTTCAGCCTGCGCGAGAACGGCCGCCTGTACGTGGCGAAGGTCGGGGACCTGCGGGTGCGCTGGTCGCGCCCGCTTCCGACCGCCCCGACCTCGGTCACCGTCACGATGGACGCGGCCGGCCGGTACCGGGCCTCGTTCGTCGTGGACACCGAACCCGAGTTCCTGCCCGAGACGACCGCCGAGGCCGGCATCGACCTAGGACTGTCGGCGTTCGCGGTCCTCTCCAACGGGCAGAAGATCGCGTCCCCGCGCTTCCTGCGCCGCGCCGAGCGCAAGCTCAAGCGGTTGCAGAAGGACCTCAGCCGCAAGGCCAAGGGGTCGAAGAACCGGACCAAGGCCCGCGTCAAGGTCGCACGCCAGCACGCCCGCGTCGCGGACCGGCGCCGGGACTGGCACCACAAGGAATCCACGCGCATCATCCGCGAGAACCAAGCGGTGTACGTGGAAGACCTCGCGGTGTCCGGCCTCGCCCGCACCCGCCTCGCCAAGTCCGTGCACGACGCCGGATGGTCGTGGTTCCTCGGCATGCTGGAGTACAAAGCCGCCAGGCACGGCCGGTACTTCGGCAGGATCGGCCGCTTCGAACCGACCTCCCAGGTCTGCTCGGCCTGCGGCATCAAGGACGGCCCCAAACCCCTGCACGTCCGCGCATGGACGTGCAAGGAGTGCGGGACCGTCCACGACCGCGACGTCAACGCCGCACGCAACATCCTGGCCGCCGGACGGGCGGACAGGCTAAACGCCTGTGGAGCGCCGGTAAGACGGGCATCCGTGCCCGCACAGCGCCGTGAAGCAGGAAGCCACCAGAAGGGCCAGACGGCCCAGGCTGGAATCCCCGTCCTTTAGGGCGGGGAGTACGTCAACGCTACGAGTACCTGCCGCACCCTCTGCTGCGACAGCGCGTGCGCGACGTGGCGAGTGGCGTCGAGGGCGAGCTGATGGCCGTGATCAACGAGGACGTGTCGACCTCGGTCCGCCCCTACTGGGTGGAGCTTGCCTATGTCCGGGGCCCGTCCGGCCGGGAGTTCTCCACCGCAGTGGGCAACATCGAGCCGGCCGGCCCAGCCCCGACGAGGGGCCGGACGCGGTCAGGCCGAAGCGCGTAGCGGTCGACGGCGGCCCATGCCCTACCCCACCCCAAAGGCCTGCTGACGCGGTCGGACCGAAGCGCGTGGCGATCGAGCGCGGCCTATGCCCAGCCCAAGAGGTTCGCAGACGCCGCATCACTGGAGCGCGTAGCGATCTGGGGCGCCTCCGGCTGTGCCCGGGCGGCGCCGACCGCCCCGGGGATTTCTCGATGGCCGGCCCGTTCCTTCGGGGGCTTCCCGGCAGTCTTTCGGGTTTCCGTGGCGGGACGGGCGGTCAATGGTGGAGCGCAGCGACATCGCGAAGCGACGCGACCGGAGGGAGCGCCGTTGAGGGGCCGGCCCGACACGGAGAGACGATGGGACTGCCGGGAAACCCCCGAGACCGTCCTGGCCGCCGACCCGCCGCAATCCCGACCCCCGCAGCCCCCGAGCCCCCCTACTCCGCGCCCGCGCCCGCCCCCTGCGTCGGGAGGTGGTCCAGGCGGCGGAGGATGACGCCCTCGCGCAGGGCCCACGGGCAGATCTCCAGCTCGTCCACCCCGAAGAGGTCCATCGCGGCCTCGGCTACCAGCGCGCCCGCCAGCAGCTGGCTCGCCCGGCCCTCCGAGACCCCCGGGAGGGTGCAGCGCTGGGCCGTCGTCATCTCGGCCAGCCGCGGCACCCACTCCTCCAGGGCCTTGCGGCTGAGGTCGCGCTGCACGTACAGCCCCTCGCCCGAGCGGGCCGCGCCCGCGATGCGGGCCAGCTGCTTGAACGTCTTCGACGTCGCCACCACATGATCCGGCGCACCGAACCGGTTGAACTCGCGGACCGTCCGGGCGATCTCCGTCCGCACGTGCCGCCGCAGCGCCCGCACGTCGACGGCGTCCGGCGGGTCGCCCGGCAGCCAGCCCGCGGTGAGGCGACCCGCACCCAACGGGAGCGAGACGGCCGCGTCCGGGTCCTCGTCGATGCCGTACGCGATCTCCAGCGAGCCGCCGCCGATGTCCAGGACCAGCAGCTTGCCGGCGGACCAGCCGAACCAGCGGCGGGCGGCGAGGAACGTCAGCCGCGCCTCGTCCTCACCGCTCAGCACCGGCAGGTCGACGCCGGTCTCGGCCTTCACCCGGGCCAGGACCTCGTCGACGTTCGGAGCCTCCCGCACCGCGCTGGTCGCGAAGGGCAGCACGTCCTCGCAACCCTTGTCCTCGGCGGCCCGCACCGCCCCTTCGACGACCGCGAGCAGCCGCTCGACACCCGCGGGGGTCACGGCGCCGGTGTCGTCGAGGAGCTCCGCCAGCCTTATCTCCACCTTGTGCGAGTGCGCGGGCTGTGGGCGCGCACCGGGGTGCGCGTCCACCACCAGCAGATGGACCGTGTTCGAACCCACATCAAGGACACCGAGTCTCATAGGGGGAAACGCTACTGCGAGGAACACTCAGGGGTTGTGTAAGGGGCGCTTAGGCTTGGGTTTGTGCCAAATACGAAGAAGGCCAACAAGACCCGGTCGCAGAAGGACACGGGCAAGAACCCGATCAAGAGCACGGGCGGCGCCAAGGGCCTCAAGGCCGGGAAGGTGAAGGCCGTGGCTGACGAGAAGGGGCTCGACTTTCCCCGGGCCTGGGTGGAGTTCCCCGACCCCGCCGACGACGAGCAGGTCTTCCGCTGTGACCTGACCTGGCTCACCTCCCGCTGGACCTGCATCTTCGGAAGCGGCTGCCAGGGCATCCAGGCCGGCCGGGCCTCGGACGGATGCTGCACGCTCGGCGCGCACTTCTCCGACGAGGACGACGAGAAGCGCGTCGCGGAGCACGTGGCCCGGCTGACGCCCGAGTTGTGGCAGTTCCACGACGTCGGCAGCGAGAGCGGCTGGACCCAGAACGACGACGACGGTGAGAAGCAGACCCGCCGCTGGGACGGCGCGTGCATCTTCCTGAACCGGCCCGGCTTCCCCGCGGGGGCCGGCTGCTCGCTGCACATCCTCGCGCTGCGGGAGGGCCGGGAGCCGCTGGAGACCAAGCCGGACGTGTGCTGGCAGCTGCCGATCCGCCGGACGTACGACTGGATCGACCGGCCCGACGACACCCGGGTGCTGCAGGTGTCGATCGGCGAGTACGACCGCCGCGGCTGGGGCCCCGGCGGCCACGACCTGCACTGGTGGTGCACGTCGGCGACGTCCGCGCACGGCGCCGGCGACCCGGTGTACGTGTCGTACCGCGCCGAGCTGACGGAGCTGATGGGCAAGGAGGGGTACGAAGCCCTCGTGGAGCTGTGCGAGGCCCGGCTGGCGTCCCTGCTGCCGATGGCTCCGCACCCCGCGGACCCGGCTCTGTAGCGTCCCAGGTATCTCCCCAGGTCAGCCGCCCCCGGGTCCCGTCGGGTCCGGGTCCGGCGCGGGCGGGGCCGTTCCGCCCGTGCCGTCCGTGGGGGACGGCGCGGGCGTCGGGGACGGCGGCGGGCTCGTCGGCTCCGTCGGGGACGGCGTCGGCGTGGGCTCCGGCGTCTGCTCCGGCGTCGGCGACGGGCTCGCCGGCTGCGTCGGCTCGGGCGGTGCGGTCGGTGTCGACGCGGGCCGGCCGCGGCCCCGGATGGACACCACCGCACCGCCCGGGTCGACCCCGACCCGGGCGGTCCAGGCGCCGACGGGCTGCGCCTCGGAGTCCACGGCGATGTGCAGGGTGACCGATTCTCCGGGCGCGAGCGTGCCCGCGGTGCGGCTCGCGCGCAGCCAGGGCGCGTCGGACCAGAGCCGCCAGTCCACCCGGGCGCCGCCCGAGGCCGTGAGGGTGAGCAGGGTGAGGGCGCCCCGCGAGGACGCGGCCACGGAGAGGCTGCCGGGCGTGCCGGCCTGGGCGGGGGTGGCCGGCGGGCCGGTGCTGATCACCTCGACGGATACGTCGGCGGAGTCGCCGCTCTCGGCGAAGCCGGGGATGGGGGTGGTCCCGGTGGCGTTCCCGGTGTTCTCGTACGCGGTGAGCGGGTGGCCGCCCACCCGGACGGTCGGCAGCTCGGTCTCGCTCGCGGAGATACGGGTGGAGCCGGTGCCGACGGACTCGCCGGTGCCCTGCTCGCCGCGGTACGAGGCCCACAGCGCCAGGACCGGGGCCGCGACGACGGTGGCCACGACGGTGGTGGTCACGGCGCGGGCCCGCAGCCGGTCGCGGCGGGCGGCGCGGTCCCTGGGGTCCATCGGGAAGCCGGTGCGGTCGAACCGCGGGCCGGGGCCGCGGCCCCGGCCGGAGCGGAGCATCGCCGCGTGGACCGCGGTGCGGGGTGCGGGTACGAGGGGCAGTGCGGCGGTGTTGACGCCGCCCGAGCCGGGCCAGGGGGCCGCGGCGCCCACCCGTTCGGCGACGCGGCGGCAGCGGGGGCAGTCGTCGACGTGTCGGACGAGTTCCGTGCGCAGGGTGCCGGACAGCAGCACGTCGCCGCCGTTGCCGTTGCCGTCCGCGTCGCCGCCGGTGAGCTGGGAGACGCTGGGGCAGCCGCCGGTCTCGACGACGGCGAGGGCGGCGCGGGTGCGCTCCACCTCGCAGGCGGCGCCGGTCAGCAGTTCCCGGGCGGCCGCGGGGGGCGTGCCGAGGACGGCGGCGAGTTCGGGGACGCCGAGGCGGTGGCGGACGGCGAGTTCGAGTGCCTCGCGCTGCGCGGGCGTGGTCCCCGCGGCCTCTGGCCAGGCAAGACGGGCCAGCTCGGTACGGCGGTAGGCGCTGACGTCAAGCCGGCGGCGGGCTTCTGCGGCCGTGCAGTCGTCCGCTGCGCCCCCCAGCGCACATTCACGCCCATTGTGCTCCGGCGCACGCTTGGCGGAATGCGCTCCCGGGCGTACGCGCCGCTGCTCGGCCAGGCGGCGCAGGCAGCCCCAGCGGGCGAGCGCGTACAGCCAGGCCCGCCGGTCACCCTCGTCGGGGCAGCGCCCGGGATGGCGCTCGGCCACGGCGAGGACGTCTCCCAGTACGTCGGTGGCGGTGTCGTGATCGCAGAGGACCGACAGGCAGTAGGTGAACAGGCCGTCGAGATACGGCTCGTGCCGGAAGGGGCGCGGCGCCTCCTCTTCCTGGTGCGTGCGCCCGTGCGCCCGGTGTGCGCCGGTGCGCGGTGAGGGTGGTGCCTGGTCGCTGCTGTTCACCTGGCGACCGTAGGCGGCGTGCCGGGGGCGCCTTGGAAGCCTTTCCCGGTTTTAGCCCTTATGGGTGAACAGATTGCGGGCACGCTGACGGCGGGCCTGACGGGCACGGCTGACGGACGCGGCTGACGGCCCGGCCCCGGCGGCGGAGCGCCCCCGACCCACACCGCGGCCCGGGCTGTCGGTGCGGGCGGCTACCGTGAACGGCATGGCTGCCCGCACCGCTCGTTCATCCGCCAAGGACCGTCCGTCCTACCGCTGCACCGAATGCGGCTGGACGACGGCCAAGTGGCTCGGCCGGTGCCCCGAGTGCCAGGCCTGGGGCACCGTCGAGGAGATGGGGGCACCCGCCGTACGGACCACCGCGGCCGGCCGGGTCTCGACCGCCGCGCTGCCGATCGCCCAGGTCGACGGGCGGACGGCGACCGCGCGCAGCACCGGGGTGGACGAGCTGGACCGCGTCCTCGGCGGCGGGCTCGTGCCCGGCGCCGTCGTCCTCCTGGCCGGCGAGCCCGGCGTGGGCAAGTCGACCCTGCTGCTGGACGTCGCGGCGAAGGCGTCCAGCGACGCGCACCGCACGCTGTACGTCACGGGTGAGGAGTCGGCGAGCCAGGTGCGGCTGCGGGCCGACCGCATCAAGGCGCTGAGCGACCACCTGTACCTCGCGGCGGAGACCGACCTGTCGGCGGTGCTCGGGCACCTCGACGCCGTGAAGCCGTCCCTGCTCATCCTGGACTCCGTACAGACCGTCGCCTCCCCCGAGATCGACGGCGCGCCCGGCGGCATGGCCCAGGTGCGCGAGGTGGCGGGCGCGCTGATCAAGGCCTCCAAGGAGCGGGGCATGTCCACCCTCCTGGTCGGCCACGTCACCAAGGACGGCAACATCGCCGGGCCCCGCCTGCTGGAGCACCTCGTCGACGTGGTGCTGAGCTTCGAGGGCGACCGGCACGCGCGGCTCCGGCTCGTACGCGGTGTGAAGAACCGGTACGGCGCGACCGACGAGGTCGGCTGCTTCGAGCTGCACGACGAGGGGATCACCGGGCTCGCCGACCCGAGCGGGCTGTTCCTGACCCGGCGCGCCGAGGCCGTTCCGGGGACCTGCCTGACCGTGACCCTGGAGGGGAAGCGGCCGCTGGTCGCCGAGGTGCAGGCGCTGACCGTGGACTCGCAGATCCCCTCCCCCCGGCGGACCACGTCCGGCCTGGAGACCTCGCGCGTGTCGATGATGCTGGCGGTGCTGGAGCAGCGCGGCCGGATCACGGCCCTCGGCAAGCGCGACATCTACAGCGCCACCGTGGGCGGGGTGAAGCTCACCGAGCCCGCCGCGGACCTGGCGATCGCGCTCGCTCTGGCCTCGGCCGCCAGTGACGTCCCGCTCCCGAAGAACCTGGTGGCCATCGGCGAGGTCGGCCTGGCCGGCGAGGTGCGCCGGGTGACGGGCGTACAGCGGCGGCTGGTGGAGGCGCACCGGCTGGGCTTCACGCACGCGCTGGTTCCGGCGGACCCGGGAAAGGTGCCGGCCGGGATGAAGGTCACCGAGGTCGCCGACATGGGCGACGCTCTGCGCGTGCTGCCGCGCGGGCGCTCCCGTACGCCGGCCAGGGAGCGTGCGGCGGCCGCCGAGTAGGCCCGCTCCGGGGCCGGGCCGCCGACCATGATCGAAGCACCCGGCCCGTCGTGATCGAACCGTCCGACCGGCCGGTCGCCGCGCTGGTCAGGGGGCCCGCACCGGCCCCCGCCGGGCCCTACCCGGCCAAGCCACGGCGGGGCCGCAGCGCGCGCCGGTAGACTTTGTGCTGGTCCGCCCGGCCGTACGCACGTCCTCGTGCCCCCGCGCTGGGCGGCGCAACCCGCGACCGGAGGAGTGCAGTGGCAGCCAAGGACGGGGCATCAGCACCCGGGAAGTCCGGCGCGAGCTCCAGGCACGACGCTCTCATGCGCGCCTCACTGAGCGCGGTCGCACCTGGTCAGCCACTGCGCGACGGCCTGGAGCGGATCGTCCGCGGCAACACCGGCGGCCTCATCGTCCTCGGCATGGACAAGGCCGTCGAGGCGATGTGCACGGGCGGCTTCGTCCTGGACGTGGAGTTCACCGCGACCCGGCTGCGCGAGCTGTGCAAGCTCGACGGCGCGCTCATCCTCGACAAGGACCTCACCAAGATCCTTCGGGCCGGAGTCCAGCTCGTGCCGGACGCCTCGATCCCCACGGAGGAGACCGGCACGCGCCACCGTACGGCCGACCGCGTCTCCAAGCAGTGCGGCTTCCCGGTGGTGTCGGTGTCGCAGTCGATGCGGCTGATCGCCCTGTACGTGGACGGGGAGCGGCGGGTCCTGGAGGAGTCCGGGGCGATCCTGTCGCGGGCGAACCAGGCGCTGGCCACGCTGGAGCGGTACAAGCTGCGCCTGGACGAGGTCGCGGGCACGCTGTCGGCGCTGGAGATCGAGGACCTGGTCACGGTGCGCGACGTGACGGCGGTCGCGCAGCGGCTGGAAATGGTCCGCCGGATCGCGACCGAGATCGCCGAGTACGTGGTCGAACTGGGCACGGACGGGCGACTGCTGTCCCTCCAGCTGGACGAGCTGACGGTGGGGATCGAGCAGGAACGGGAACTGGTCATCCGGGACTACGTGCCCGAGCCGACGGCGAAGCGTTCCCGCACGGTGGACGAGGCGCTGGCGGAGCTGGACGCCCTGACCCACCCGGAGCTGCTGGAACTGCCCATCGTGGCGCGGGCGTTGGGGTACACCGGCTCGCCCGAGACGCTGGACTCGGCGGTGTCGCCCCGCGGCTACCGGCTGCTGGCCAAGGTGCCGAGGCTGCCGGGCGCGATCATCGAACGGCTGGTGGAGCACTTCGGCGGCCTGCAGAAGCTGCTCGCCGCGAGCGTCGACGACCTGCAGACGGTGGACGGCGTGGGCGAGGCGCGGGCGCGGAGCGTGCGCGAGGGGCTGTCGCGGCTGGCGGAGTCGTCGATCCTGGAACGCTACGTCTAAGGGCTGTCCCGTAATCCCCGGCGGGCGCGCGGCGCCGGCTAAGGCGCCTCGCCACGTTGTCGGAAGCGCCCGCATACGCCCAGTATGAGGGCGCTCCTCCGCCTTGCGATGCACCGCATCCGACACCGCACGCTGATCCGCCAGGGATTACGGGACAGCCCTTAGCCTGCGGCTTTGCTCGGCGGACCGGGGTGGCTGGGCTGCCACTGCCGGGCTCCGCCCCGGACCCCGCGCCTCAAACGCCGACGGGGCTGAAAGTGCGCGGGGTCAGTCCTGCTTGAGGACGAACGAGGTGCGGGCGACCGGTAGGCCGGGGGCTTTGACTTCGACCACGTAGGTGTCCGGAGCGGCCGACCCCGCCGGAGGCGACTGGCACTGGTCGGCCGCGCTGAACCGGCGGTCCCACTCCAGTGCGTGCTTGGTCTCGCCCTGCGCCGGGAGGCGGAAGAAGGCGTTTCCCGCGCCCGTCGGGCAGTCCGCCGAGGACCACACCGCCTTGTTGCTGCTCGCCTGAAGGATGGTCAGGACGGCGTGCTTCGGGCCGAGATCGACCTTGCAGGTGGTTCCGGAGATGTTGCGGGCGATCAGTTCGAGGCGGGGCTTCTCGTTCGCCTCGTACTCGTTCTTGGCGCTCTTGACCTCCCACTGCAGCGCACTCGTCGCGCACGTGGGGAGCGGGGAGTCCGCGGGGACCGCCGCCGGGCCGGCCGCGCCGCCGGTGCCTGCGGAGCCCGAGCTGCCGCCCGCGCCCGCGCCGGTGCCCGGTTCGCCGTTCTTGCCCGAGCTGCCGCCGTCGGACCCGGCGGTCCCACCGCTTCCGGACTCGGGGCGCCCGCCGGGGGCGGCGCTGATGGCCGGTCCCGTGCCGGACGGGCCGGGGGTGATCGAGGTGACGGGGTCGGGGCGGCCCTCGCCCTTGCCGTTCGTACTCGTCTTCCCCCCGCCGGAACTGACGGTCCATACGGCGAGGAGCGCGAGGAGCGCGACGACGGACGCCAGCACAGCCCTCCGTCGCCAGTAGATGGAGGAGGGGAGCGGCCCGACCGGATTGCGCAGAGATCCCACGGAGGGAACTTTACGAGAGTTCGGGGCCCGATCAGCGCCCCACATGCCGCGCATCGGACTCGATTTGCCGATGATCATCCTGCGGGCCCCGGCGGAGGCGGAATGAACCGGCCAAAGGGCCGACGTGGACACCAATCCGCTTTTGTATACGTTCGGTGACCGGGACACCTCCGACGCCACGCCCGACCCCGAGGGCCGAAACGTGCCAGGATGCCGTATGCCATGACTGCATCCCCCTCCTCCTCCCGCGACCTGACCCCCGACGCACGTCCCGAGGCGTGTCCCGACCCCTCCCACGCGCTGCACTCCCCCGTCATCGCATGGTTCGAGCAGCACGCCCGCGACCTGCCCTGGCGCCGCCCCGAGGCCGGTCCGTGGGGCGTCATGGTCAGCGAGTTCATGCTCCAGCAGACCCCCGTCAGCCGGGTCCTGCCGGTCTACGAGCAGTGGATCGCCCGCTGGCCGCGCCCGGCCGACCTGGCCGCCGAGGCCCCCGGTGAGGCCGTACGGGCCTGGGGGCGGCTCGGCTACCCGCGGCGGGCCCTGCGGCTGCACGGCGCGGCCGCCGCGATAGCGGAGCGGCACGGGGGCGATGTCCCGCAGGAGCACGCGCAGCTCCTCGCACTGCCCGGGGTGGGCGAGTACACCGCCGCGGCGGTGGCGTCCTTCGCGTACGGGCAGCGGCACCCCGTCCTCGACACCAACGTCCGGCGGGTCTTCGCGCGCGCCGCCACCGGTGTCGAGTACCCGCCCAACGCGACGACGGCGGCCGAGCGGCGCCTGGCCCGCGAGCTGCTGCCGGCGGACGAGGCCACAGCGGCCCGCTGGGCGGCGGCCTCGATGGAACTCGGCGCGCTCGTGTGCACCGCGAAGAGTCCGGACTGCGTCCGCTGCCCGGTGGCCGGGCTGTGCGCGTGGCGGCTGGCGGGGAAGCCCGCGCACGAGGGGCCGCCGCGGCGCGGGCAGACGTACGCGGGGACCGACCGGCAGGTGCGGGGCAAGCTCCTGGCCGTCCTCCGGGAGGCGGTGGGGCCCGTCCCGCAGGCGGTTCTCGAAACGGTGTGGAACGAGCCGGTGCAGCGGGCGCGGGCGCTGGACGGGCTGGTCTCCGACGGGCTGGTGGAGCCTCTCGACGGCGGCCTCTACCGGCTCCCGCAGACCCGCCCGCAGTCCTGACCGCCGACGGACCGCCGACGGGCCGCCGAGGGGGGCAGGCGGTTCGGGCACGGTCCGTGCACCGGCCCGCCCCCGCCCGTAGCGGCGCCTGAGGCTGAGTCAGGCATTCCGCTTTTTGCCGTCAAATCCCAGCTCACAGGCGTTGTTACACAACCTATGGGTGTCCGTGCTCCCACCGAAGGCTGGCTCGCACAGGCCCGTGACAACCCCTCCGTAGCGTCGTCCCCGTAAGACAGCGGTGGAACGGTCGGACGGGAACGGAGGCGGTCTGAAATGGTGCAGGCGCATGGCGAGGTACTCGGGTTCGAGGAGTACGTACGCACCCGGCAGGACGCCCTCCTGCGCAGTGCCCGGCGCCTCGTCCCGGACCCCACCGACGCCCAGGACCTCCTCCAGACGGCCCTCGTGCGCACGTACGGCCGCTGGGACGGCATCGCCGACAAGTCCCTCGCCGACGCCTACCTCCGCCGGGTCATGATCAACACCCGTACCGAGTGGTGGCGCGCCCGCAAGCTCGAAGAGGTCCCCACCGAGCAGCTCCCCGACGCGTCCGTGGAGGACGGCTCCGACCAGCGCGCCGACCGCGCGCTGCTGATGGACATCCTCAAGGTGCTCGCGCCCAAGCAGCGCAGTGTGGTCGTCCTGCGACACTGGGAGCAGATGAGCACCGAGGAGACGGCCGCGGCGCTCGGGATGTCGGCGGGAACCGTGAAGAGCACTCTGCACCGCGCCCTGGCCCGCCTCCGGCAGGAGCTGGAGAGCCGGGACCTGGACATGCGTGCGCTGGAGCGCGGTGACCACACCATGCGGTACGAGGGGCGTGAGCGGTGCGCGGCCTGAACGGCCAAGATCTGAACGGCAGAAGTTCTCCCCCCGCCTTGCGCGGGCGGGGCAGTCTGGTGCTGGTGTCGGCGGGGACCATCGTCCTCGTCGGCATCGGCGTGTTCGCGGTCGGTTGCGCGACCGGCGGGACCGGCCTGCGCGACGGCGGCCCCGCCCGCAGCGACACGGTCGCCAGGACCGCTCCGTCCGGTTCCGCCCCCGACGGCTCCCCGGCGACGGCCTCGCCGTCCGGGACGCCCCTGAAGAAGGTCGACCCGGTCCGGCTGCTCATGGCCGACCCCAAGGTCGGGGCCGACGTCAAACGGGACCTCAAGCCCTGCACGGGCAAGGAGTACCCGGTGGACGTCAGCTACGGGAAGGTCACCGGGGGCCCGGTGGCCGACGTCGTCGTGAACGTCCTGTCCTGCGCGGACGCCCTGGGCCGCGGCACCTACGTGTACCGGGCGGACGGCGCCTCGTACGAGAATGTGTTCGCGGACGAACAGCCACCCGTCTACGCGGAGATCGACCGGGGCGACCTGGTGGTCACGAAGCAGGTCTACGGAAAGAGCGACGCGCTCGCCTATCCGTCGGGCGAGGACGTGATCACCTACCGCTGGGACGGGGAGCGGTTCACCGAGCAGGACCGGGTGCACTCGGAGTACAGCAACGTGGTCGACGGCGGCGTCCAGCCGGCCCCGGCCACGAGTCAGAAGAACTGAGCACTGAGCAAGAAGAACGAGGCGAGGCTTGCTGATGGCCGAG
This DNA window, taken from Streptomyces sp. TN58, encodes the following:
- the tnpA gene encoding IS200/IS605 family transposase, whose protein sequence is MATDGELRRGRHVVSAMHVHLVFVTRYRRGVFNDDMLTVCEATMRKVCEDFEAELIEFNGEDDHVHLLVHYPPKVAVSGLVNSLKGVSARILRRDFTGRVNRALMHGHFWSPSYFAASCGGAPLTVVRQYIEQQRRPL
- a CDS encoding RNA-guided endonuclease InsQ/TnpB family protein, producing the protein MQLRYNFRVYPEPAQRHALARAFGCARVVFNDGLRARQEAHAAGLPYIKDTDLQKQVITAAKRTGERAWLGEVSSVVLVQSLRDLHTAYRNFFSSVTGKRKGPKAAPPRFKSKRDNRQSIRLTANGFSLRENGRLYVAKVGDLRVRWSRPLPTAPTSVTVTMDAAGRYRASFVVDTEPEFLPETTAEAGIDLGLSAFAVLSNGQKIASPRFLRRAERKLKRLQKDLSRKAKGSKNRTKARVKVARQHARVADRRRDWHHKESTRIIRENQAVYVEDLAVSGLARTRLAKSVHDAGWSWFLGMLEYKAARHGRYFGRIGRFEPTSQVCSACGIKDGPKPLHVRAWTCKECGTVHDRDVNAARNILAAGRADRLNACGAPVRRASVPAQRREAGSHQKGQTAQAGIPVL
- a CDS encoding Ppx/GppA phosphatase family protein, with product MRLGVLDVGSNTVHLLVVDAHPGARPQPAHSHKVEIRLAELLDDTGAVTPAGVERLLAVVEGAVRAAEDKGCEDVLPFATSAVREAPNVDEVLARVKAETGVDLPVLSGEDEARLTFLAARRWFGWSAGKLLVLDIGGGSLEIAYGIDEDPDAAVSLPLGAGRLTAGWLPGDPPDAVDVRALRRHVRTEIARTVREFNRFGAPDHVVATSKTFKQLARIAGAARSGEGLYVQRDLSRKALEEWVPRLAEMTTAQRCTLPGVSEGRASQLLAGALVAEAAMDLFGVDELEICPWALREGVILRRLDHLPTQGAGAGAE
- a CDS encoding BACON domain-containing protein; this encodes MNSSDQAPPSPRTGAHRAHGRTHQEEEAPRPFRHEPYLDGLFTYCLSVLCDHDTATDVLGDVLAVAERHPGRCPDEGDRRAWLYALARWGCLRRLAEQRRVRPGAHSAKRAPEHNGRECALGGAADDCTAAEARRRLDVSAYRRTELARLAWPEAAGTTPAQREALELAVRHRLGVPELAAVLGTPPAAARELLTGAACEVERTRAALAVVETGGCPSVSQLTGGDADGNGNGGDVLLSGTLRTELVRHVDDCPRCRRVAERVGAAAPWPGSGGVNTAALPLVPAPRTAVHAAMLRSGRGRGPGPRFDRTGFPMDPRDRAARRDRLRARAVTTTVVATVVAAPVLALWASYRGEQGTGESVGTGSTRISASETELPTVRVGGHPLTAYENTGNATGTTPIPGFAESGDSADVSVEVISTGPPATPAQAGTPGSLSVAASSRGALTLLTLTASGGARVDWRLWSDAPWLRASRTAGTLAPGESVTLHIAVDSEAQPVGAWTARVGVDPGGAVVSIRGRGRPASTPTAPPEPTQPASPSPTPEQTPEPTPTPSPTEPTSPPPSPTPAPSPTDGTGGTAPPAPDPDPTGPGGG
- the radA gene encoding DNA repair protein RadA produces the protein MAARTARSSAKDRPSYRCTECGWTTAKWLGRCPECQAWGTVEEMGAPAVRTTAAGRVSTAALPIAQVDGRTATARSTGVDELDRVLGGGLVPGAVVLLAGEPGVGKSTLLLDVAAKASSDAHRTLYVTGEESASQVRLRADRIKALSDHLYLAAETDLSAVLGHLDAVKPSLLILDSVQTVASPEIDGAPGGMAQVREVAGALIKASKERGMSTLLVGHVTKDGNIAGPRLLEHLVDVVLSFEGDRHARLRLVRGVKNRYGATDEVGCFELHDEGITGLADPSGLFLTRRAEAVPGTCLTVTLEGKRPLVAEVQALTVDSQIPSPRRTTSGLETSRVSMMLAVLEQRGRITALGKRDIYSATVGGVKLTEPAADLAIALALASAASDVPLPKNLVAIGEVGLAGEVRRVTGVQRRLVEAHRLGFTHALVPADPGKVPAGMKVTEVADMGDALRVLPRGRSRTPARERAAAAE
- the disA gene encoding DNA integrity scanning diadenylate cyclase DisA, yielding MAAKDGASAPGKSGASSRHDALMRASLSAVAPGQPLRDGLERIVRGNTGGLIVLGMDKAVEAMCTGGFVLDVEFTATRLRELCKLDGALILDKDLTKILRAGVQLVPDASIPTEETGTRHRTADRVSKQCGFPVVSVSQSMRLIALYVDGERRVLEESGAILSRANQALATLERYKLRLDEVAGTLSALEIEDLVTVRDVTAVAQRLEMVRRIATEIAEYVVELGTDGRLLSLQLDELTVGIEQERELVIRDYVPEPTAKRSRTVDEALAELDALTHPELLELPIVARALGYTGSPETLDSAVSPRGYRLLAKVPRLPGAIIERLVEHFGGLQKLLAASVDDLQTVDGVGEARARSVREGLSRLAESSILERYV
- a CDS encoding A/G-specific adenine glycosylase, with product MTASPSSSRDLTPDARPEACPDPSHALHSPVIAWFEQHARDLPWRRPEAGPWGVMVSEFMLQQTPVSRVLPVYEQWIARWPRPADLAAEAPGEAVRAWGRLGYPRRALRLHGAAAAIAERHGGDVPQEHAQLLALPGVGEYTAAAVASFAYGQRHPVLDTNVRRVFARAATGVEYPPNATTAAERRLARELLPADEATAARWAAASMELGALVCTAKSPDCVRCPVAGLCAWRLAGKPAHEGPPRRGQTYAGTDRQVRGKLLAVLREAVGPVPQAVLETVWNEPVQRARALDGLVSDGLVEPLDGGLYRLPQTRPQS
- a CDS encoding SigE family RNA polymerase sigma factor, whose protein sequence is MVQAHGEVLGFEEYVRTRQDALLRSARRLVPDPTDAQDLLQTALVRTYGRWDGIADKSLADAYLRRVMINTRTEWWRARKLEEVPTEQLPDASVEDGSDQRADRALLMDILKVLAPKQRSVVVLRHWEQMSTEETAAALGMSAGTVKSTLHRALARLRQELESRDLDMRALERGDHTMRYEGRERCAA